ATGAAGAAGCACTGATTATATCCGAACTCAACCGCTGTATTTTACCTTTGCAATCATTGATGATGCCAAAACATTGAAGGTAATAGCATTCATGCATTTGCGATATTAATCAACATAATGTGGAATTTTTGTCCCACAAAAATTGCATGAAGTCATCTACTGGTAAAACTTACCGCTTGATAAATAGATGATAGTTTGCAAGTGTTTGTAATATGTAGTTTTGTGACACAGTAGATGCATTGTTTCTCAGTTGTTTATGCACATAGGTAGGCACACGCACCAATTGAACTTACTGTGTAGAAAATGTGTTGCTTGTAACGTAAGTTGTGTTGTAAAAGTTGAGGTGTAGATAGAATACAATAAAAGCTTCTAAGATTTTTTGGATTTGTCAATTGTAAACCATGTTTATTAGAGTAAAAGGTgtaatatttggttttttaacTATGATGGCaacaaattgatgaaaaaaataatatcataaatagaAGCAAAACTATATCACCAAATAATTAACAATTGCTTTACAAAAAATTTGTACTTAAAAATTACTCCACCACCATTTTTTATAGCAATCATCATGGAAAGATGTGAAGACATGGTAGGAGTTTAATTGTGCCAACCTTTCATGGTGATTTTTGTTGTAGCTTGTGAACCTTCAAAATCACTTGTATTTTAATAGTTTGACGGTTCTCACTGGTAGCATCTCCGAGGGCAGCCTTGATAAAGTTGGTAATGTCATATTGCAATATGCTTTTTTGGTCTTCAGGGGTTTCAACTTTGGAAAGTAAGTAGGAGTGTTGTGATTCAAATTGTGTCTTGCAACCAAGAATCGTAGGAGGgttaatatttttgaagaaaatattaTGTAAGAACGAGGAAACAAGGTGTTGAAGTGAATCAGTCTATAGAGTGATTGGTGACATGTATTATGATGTAATGAAACTTGTATAGTCTATCTGGTCTGGTGAGATGAAATAATCACCATCTTgtagtaatgaaatattaataatgacTTGGTGTATTTCATAGCTGTAAGTGATTTCGGAATCAGAAGAACCcataaagaaagaatttgaaagGGAATAAAAACAAGTTAAGAAAGAGAGGATGAGAAAATAGTATAGTTGGGCATGTTTTAATATACATGTTGTTAATGAATATCCTAAACCTAAATGGAAATAGATTTGGGTCTCCTAGTACTTAGAAATTTTTTGAatcatttcatattataattaataacaacaacaataataataataataataataataataatgacaaaaatagaaataattttcTACCGAAAGTTGGACCAATTATTACTTgcacaaatattaatttaagatttcgtaatcaataaatttgaatttgaattataatatattagaaatttaattctattttattaataaataattaataaaattatatatacaaataataatatattatgtatgattaaaagttattttatatttaatttttaactatctaatcatatggtaatacatcattatttgtatatataaaactatatataaataattgactgtatttattttattgccTATGGTAAAAAAATAGGggtaatataaattttcaaaattaagggctacaaaaattattgttaagGATTAGGGGGGTTAATTTGATGTTTAATCTCAACGGTTGGGTAGAGGCACTGAATACCGCTGCGAATAattgaataagttaaaaataataatttctaaaattgaaaaacccaacACAGGACAGGACCGCCTCACTTCCTCTCTTGCACGTTCTCGTTTCCTTTGGTGTGCATTTTCTATCAactttttgcttaattttgtctattttattcATAGTTTTATCATTCCAATCAATGCTCGCTATTCCTTGAGCGCCATTCAATTTCTGCCAAATATGAAACAAATTGGTTTCTGGGTTTGGTTTAAATTGTTCTTTGGGTATTTATTATGCATTTTGTGTGTGTGGGTaaatggttttaaaattttttgaacatCTCGTGTTGTTTTCAGAATGGTCACCATCTGTTTGTAAAAACTctttaatgaaattttgagGGTGTATATTTTCGGTaaagtaatgaaaaatattcatttaatccctgtgaattgatttttttaattttttattttattttatgcattaGCGTATCTGATGGTTTAACTTGATTCTACTTAATATTGTGATGGTATGCAAGCCGTGAGGCTTAGTTTGGTCACTCCAGTACGATTCCATGTGCATCCTGAAACATTGTATTTTCATGTTTGTTCACGAAACTAGGATCGTGTTTGTGGTCTTAAAATATCTGCTAACTTATAGATAAATTTGTAGATAAATTAGACCTTTGTGGGCTCTTTTAACCATTAATGGGCCACTATTATTGGTTGATTTTGAAACtacattttgtatttttttttttcataaaaaacaatctTTGCCACCACATCCtgataattaaatcaaatcaattatcaTGTGTTGCTTGTGGATctattaatatttctaaaatggTGTTTCAAGTGTCAGATGAAGTTGTAAACATTTTGCACACACGAAAATATTTTGTGtcttttgaatgaattttattgttatgtagAAACTATTGTTTATTCTAgtgttttatgttatttgaattgttatcttttgttttttattctatGGTTATTGGATGGTTATTTTGTTAAGCAAaagttttgtatttattatttttgattgatttgtttggtttgatcaattatttattaaggTTTGtattatgaaattgtttttgatgAGATTATTATGAGTGGTTTGACATCttaatttgtcttttttgttttacttgcaGGCTCATTTTCAACAGTTTAAATTAGGTACATTAAAGTTGGTTAATTTATGCAGAAGCCAAGGAAACTGAATAAATGTTATGGCCTAGAAGTAGATTGAAACTTTGTCATATATCAGAATCCATTATGAGAATTTTACTCTAGGGTTATAAAATTGACTTGAATTTTGATCTGTTTGGAGTAAATTGAACAGAGAGTGCTTTATGTGCGATTTTAAGTGATAATTATGTTTAGGCATACAAGTGTGGGCAAAATTAGTAACATATGGAAAAGTTATGAATGGGATTCCCAAAGACAGTGTGAGCTTGAGGAGAATTTTGTTTCTAACCCAAAAATGTATGCCTAATAAATGGAAAGAAAGTTTTAAACGACTGGATGTTCCAAACAAATGCCCATGTATTTCCGGTGATGAATATATGATGGATGACCTTGTTGCATCGCTGAAGGACTTTTCAAGCCAAGGACTTTTGGGTAAAGCATTCAAAACTTTTTCTCTTATACGTCTTCATGCTTCCTCTAGAGATAgctatttcaatattttactttctatttcttcacttttattatgttgtaatAAGGTTAAAGCACTCAGGCAGGGTAAACAACTTCATGGTTGTGTATTCTCATTGGGGTTAGAACAACATCCCATTTTGGTTCCAAAGATGGTTACTTTTTACTCGACGTTTAATTTAGTTATAGATGCTCATGTTGTTGTTGACCATTCAAGCATATTGCACCCTTTACCATGGAATATTCTTATATCTTTGTATGTTAGAAATGGGTTATTTGCGGAGGCTTTGGGTGCTTATAAACAAATGGGAAGTAGGGGGGTTAGAGCTGATAGTTTTACATACCCATCTGTTCTCAAGGCTTGTGGTGAAATGATGGACTTGGGATTTGGAAGGGAGGTCCACAAGTCTATTAATTCTTGTGATGAACAGAGTTTGTTTGTTAATAATGCATTGGTTTCCATGTATGGGAAATTTGGTGAATTTGGGGTTGCACGCCGGTTATTTGATGAAATGCTTGAGAGGGATGCTGTTACTTGGAACACCATGATCTCTTGCTATGCTTCCAGGGGCATGTGGGAGGAGGCTTTTGAGCTTTTTGAGAAAATGCAGAAGGAGGgtattgaattgaatattataacTTGGAATACTATAGCTGGTGGTTGTTTGCGGACAGGCAATTTCAAGGGAGCTCTTGAGTTGCTCTCCCAGATCAGAACTCATGGTGCTCATTTGGATTCAGTTGCCATGATTATCGGCTTAGGGGCTTGTTCCCACATTGGTGCCATTAAATTGGGTAAAGAGATTCATGGTTCTGCTATTCGATGTAGTTGTGATGAGTTTGATAATTTTAGAAATGCATTGATTACTATGTATACAAGGTGTAGAGACCTTAGGCATGCCTATACAATATTTCAGTTGATAGAAACAAAAAGTATTATTACTTGGAACTCATTGCTTTCTGGTTATGCTCACATGGACAGATCTGAGGAAGCTTCCTTCATATTTAGAGAGATGCTGCTTTCTGAGATTGAACCAAATTATGTGACAATTGCAAGCATTCTTCCTCTTTGTGCTAGAGTTGCTAATCTACAACATGGCAAGGAGTTCCATTGCTACCTTATGAGGCGTGAAATCTTTAAGGACTATCTGTTACCATGGAATTCTCTTGTGGACATGTATGCAAGATCTGGAAAAGTTGTGGAAGCTAAAAGAGTATTTGATTTGATGTGCACACGAGATGAAGTGACTTATACTTCCTTGATTGCTGGATATGGGATTCAGGGAGAGGGGCAAGTTGCACTAAAACTATTTGAAGAGATGAACAAGTTTCAAATCAAACCGGACCATGTTACCATGGTTGCAGTTCTATCAGCTTGTAGCCATTCAGGTTTAGTAGTTGAAGGTCAAAGGTTGTTTGAAGAGATGTTGACTATTTATGGTATATCACCTCGTCTAGAGCACTTTGCTTGTATGGTTGATCTCTTTGGGAGAGCTGGTTTGTTGAATAAAGCAAAagaaatcataaacaaaatgCCTTACAAACCTACACCTGCCATGTGGGCTACTCTGTTAGGAGCTTGTCGTATACATGGAAATACAAATATTGGAGAATGGGCAGCTGAGAAATTGTTAGAAACGAGGACAGAAAATTCAGGTTATTATGTATTGATTGCTAATATGTATGCTGCTGCTGGTAGTTGGAACAAGCTTGCAAAAGTGAGGACTTTCATGAGGGACTTGGGTGTGAGAAAAGCTCCAGGCATTGCTTGGGTTGATGTGGGCTCtggtttttcttcctttttggtGGGGGATACATCAAACCTCAAGGCAAAAGAGATTTATCCTTTATTAGATGGATTGACTGGGCTAATGAAAGATGTTGGATATTCTGGAGAGGAACTTACTTCTGATGATGATGCTATTGAAGGAATAGGATGAAAATGGATATTCCAATTCCAAGATTCTTGTTCTTTAGCATTATGAGTTGTACATAGTTGATTTCATATATTCTTGTGGAGCCAAAGTGAATTATTTGGCAGGAAGAATATATGTTTACAGATAACTTAGCGCTCATCAGGGGGATATCTTGGCACTGAGTAGGTGTTCCTTGTCGCTTCAACTTTAGAGAAAATGTGAGCTGACACTTCCTTGTCTTGGATCTGTTGCCAATTCTATTCTGTATGCACATGCTGCTTTTGACTGGCAAGGACGGgttagtttatttgattttattcaataaCTCAAATTTACATCCAATTTTCTAGTAAACAAAACCTGAAACTTCTAGTTTTTACAAGAATTACTGATATTGGTATGTTTTTGTGCTGACAAAAGCGCTCTCTTCAAGAAATtcgtttttaatttcttttataagcCTGGTTCATCACATTTGAAATATTGTGGAAGTGAActtgtaataaaattttcattcatttttattgaacttattatctctttttatctCCTTCATACTGGATTCATCTGTGGGAGATAACAGGATGTAGGATGAAGCTGAAACAATCAATTCTACTCTTTAATTTGATGGCCTTTTTGCCATGAGCTTCTCCATTTCTTGTAGTTTTTAAGCTTAAGGTCTACTGTTCTAAACAATGGcttcgcttttttttttttctcctatatAGGTTTTACTGATGGATCCTTGGTGGAAACCAGCTGTGAAGTGACAGGCGCAGGATAGAGTCCATCAAAGGTGACAGTATAAGCTGATCAGGTGGGCCTTTTACTTACTGCAAGATGTCTGAAAACATGAGCcacatttcttttttctaacaTTGTCATATTCATTTGTAGTGATATGGGATTTGTTTGGTCGTAAGGTTGGTCCTTAAGGTTTACTTACATTCTTGACATAAACATACACATTTGTTTCATTGATGAACGCTTAACAAATGGCTATGATAGCGCTTTTATTGTAGATAGTACCTTAAGCATTGTTGAATTGTTCATTTCCTTTATCAGCTTGTTGCTCGGCTCTTTTGAAGGGGCTTTTGCGACTTCAAGGACTTGGCTGGggttacttaaatatttatgcGGAACCTAGCTGTTATACGCAACATTTCAGTTTCTTTCCATTGCTAAGCCGTTGAGAATTGGGAAATTTGTTGTGGCAAAATTGAAATCTTGTACTCCGAATTGTAcatcttgtttaattttaatttattggttCAATCACTTAAGAATTACATAACTGTATTGCATTGTTTACTTTGTTTCATGAAACTGTGTTTTAATGTTCAATTCTTTAAATCCATACACGTATATTagatacccaaaaaaaaaaaaattaaaaaaaaaaacatatttgtacaaacttaatatttttaattattttcatattttttgaaaaaggaGAAGCTCCAAAAGCTTTGACCAAGGAAATTGGGAAAATCTATATCttaaaccgaaaaaaaaaaaaaaagaaactttgtTGGATTTGAATCGAGCTCGTTCGAATTTGAGTATGAGTTTGGCTCGAATAAGTCTGAAATGAGTCAACCCtaattgagctcaaactcggGCTCGAGTTATtcgtcagattttttaattaaaaattttgatacaaaacgacttcgttttgattaatatgtattaaaacgatattgttttaataacgaataaCGAGTCGAACAGAGTTTAAGCTTGACTTTTAAGAGTTCGATGAGTTTGAACTCGAATATGAGTTAAGCTATGcgtgaattgagtttaaataagcgtaaactcaatttaaatctaGTCGTAGTCATATATATGAATGTCAAATCACTCCATAATATGAGAAAAACATCCGTATATATAGTATGCATATGTCACAGGACTGAGATTGCTCATGTAACGGACGTTGATTGTTGAGATACTTTATTTTAGTCATTGCGAGACATATTGGTCGATTGAGAGTAGATGACAATTTGAAACTCTAAATGATAAGTAGACAATTTAGATAAACCCCAATAATCTATTCTGGCCTTGTGTATCATAACGtaaccaaattaaatatttaaaaaatatattattttatgattaaatattattttatttatttattttttctcttcctgCTTCTGTCACAGTTgtctctcctttttcttttgattttctctctctcctctgGTTTCTCATcgtcttttctcttcttctcctctgtattattttttttcttcttccaccTATGGCAGACTTTCTTCCCCAACCGACCTGACTTTTATCACGAATCAGTTGTCGCGTtcagatttttctttttgatgttGCTCTCTTTtgttctgcttcttcttctgtCTTCTTTTTTCTCAGCCGCATTTTTAGCGTTGATTCCGGTAGCTCTTCACTTGTTTGGTCGGCAACATGTCTCCCCCTTCCAATCTATTGCTCTTATACCATTAGTTAGAGATTCAACTCTTACtcaaataaaacagaaaattaaaatacgaaaacataacaaaataaaaattattttattaataaaaaaattacaaagataaatTGAGCAATTTAATAAGTCCAAGACCTCtgatttcaaaaaatttgaagtgtttggggcttttctttttctgaccGTTTGAGACATCGGAGACTTCTCTAAATCAATGAGAAGTAGTTGCCCTCGAAACCTAATCgctaatatttatattttttctcatttttcttttaaaacttaaatacctcATTTAGGATAAAACTATCGAGAACGAACAAGTATTCTAATCCTAACACTAACCTACATGTCAGagtgtcatttttttttcagtttcagCTATGTATATAAGAGAGTGGTTCTTTTCATTTGCAGTCAATGAAATTCCAACTCAGAAGCTATTCATTTATAtttgcaataaaactatgtatatctatttttgatacataatttatatacatagataagatattatcatataatttgatatttctttatcatatgatgacacatattttaaaatcacctaattatataataacacatcactgtatacataaattatgtatcaaaaatagatatacataacattactcttatatTTGTTACTATGTAACTATAACATTTATGCAAACAGTTATTCAATAAAACtgcgtacatattttttatacacaaatatatatatatatagatgtgtcattatgtgattgattaattttaaattaacaataaaataatatttaatcaatgatgacacatcaatatgtgtatatataatatcgCTTATGGGTATTTGACCTGGAGTTCTTAATTCTATGTGGTCTTATCATGTAAATGTTTTGGCCTTGGTTTTCTAATAATATGTGAGCGTCGAAGCTCTGATCTTGTTGGAGTACATGTGCATTTGCATTATAGTGATTTACTAACAAGGGTTTGAACcaaaatatttaatcttttatgtACTTCAAGACTGTGATTCAATCTTCTTCTATACATTTTGATAACACCATGCTTTTTATCCAACAAAATGTGGATTAGTTCCTTCAGGGGAGCTTGTCatgaatgtttgatattttatatgaagcatattaattaaatctttgGCATTTATCTTTCTGTGACATGGAGAGCATTTAATGTATTAGCCTTTACTGTTGTAATCGTACAACTTCCAGAATTATTCAGTTGGAAAAAGTATTCTAAAGATGTCATATTTAGTTCTTTGAATCAggatttatatattcttttcaaCTCCCCAATCTCAACAGTTTACAACTGGTGGGAGCAACTGTGCTCTTTTGCTTCTGGATGGCAAATGAGTTTGCATGAAGGCATAAAATATGTTTTCCATTAGAAATCATAGAATTATCCTTTTTACTTGATGTGCTTCCGTAGTGTTAATCATAATCATACAAACTTATCAACCGTGCATCTTATTATCATTCATGTATAATGATTTCGTAAGTTTGATGAAGAAAGTAATGCTGGAAAGGATGACTACACCATTTTGGCTTAAATGTTTCTAAAACAACAGCACTTGATCCTATCTGTTTATTATGTCTATAGTTTGTATGTGATGATGTTGCTAAATTTTGTTGAAGTACATGTGAATTTGCATCAGtatgattttttatgtttgattcgAGTCTGTGCACAGAAATTATTGGAGGGATCGCGATGCTGCCCTTTTCATTTTGAGACACTTGTATCGAGACATACCTGAGGACCCCAGTTCATCTGCATCTTCAGGCGAAGGCAACTCAAAGAGTGAGACTGCTTCCACTGGTTGGTCCGATCAAAGAGCGGAAGAAGAACTTCCTCAGACATTCTCAGGCAAAATGATGGTTAGAAACTTCTCGAGGAAGGCTAAGAGGTTTATGATGAAGCACTGATTATATGCAAACTCAACCTCTGTCGTTAACCTTTGCAATTATTGACGATGCCACAACATTGAAGGTAATAGCATTCATGTATTTGGGATATTAATCAAGATAATGTGGAGTTTTTATTGCTTGGAAATTGCATAAAGTTATCGACTAGTAAAACTTATCTCTGGATAAATAGATGATGGTTTGCAAGTGTTtgtaaaatgtagttttttGACACAGTAGATGCTTTGTTTCC
This is a stretch of genomic DNA from Mangifera indica cultivar Alphonso chromosome 11, CATAS_Mindica_2.1, whole genome shotgun sequence. It encodes these proteins:
- the LOC123228820 gene encoding pentatricopeptide repeat-containing protein At1g71490-like — its product is MNGIPKDSVSLRRILFLTQKCMPNKWKESFKRLDVPNKCPCISGDEYMMDDLVASLKDFSSQGLLGKAFKTFSLIRLHASSRDSYFNILLSISSLLLCCNKVKALRQGKQLHGCVFSLGLEQHPILVPKMVTFYSTFNLVIDAHVVVDHSSILHPLPWNILISLYVRNGLFAEALGAYKQMGSRGVRADSFTYPSVLKACGEMMDLGFGREVHKSINSCDEQSLFVNNALVSMYGKFGEFGVARRLFDEMLERDAVTWNTMISCYASRGMWEEAFELFEKMQKEGIELNIITWNTIAGGCLRTGNFKGALELLSQIRTHGAHLDSVAMIIGLGACSHIGAIKLGKEIHGSAIRCSCDEFDNFRNALITMYTRCRDLRHAYTIFQLIETKSIITWNSLLSGYAHMDRSEEASFIFREMLLSEIEPNYVTIASILPLCARVANLQHGKEFHCYLMRREIFKDYLLPWNSLVDMYARSGKVVEAKRVFDLMCTRDEVTYTSLIAGYGIQGEGQVALKLFEEMNKFQIKPDHVTMVAVLSACSHSGLVVEGQRLFEEMLTIYGISPRLEHFACMVDLFGRAGLLNKAKEIINKMPYKPTPAMWATLLGACRIHGNTNIGEWAAEKLLETRTENSGYYVLIANMYAAAGSWNKLAKVRTFMRDLGVRKAPGIAWVDVGSGFSSFLVGDTSNLKAKEIYPLLDGLTGLMKDVGYSGEELTSDDDAIEGIG